The Chlorocebus sabaeus isolate Y175 chromosome 9, mChlSab1.0.hap1, whole genome shotgun sequence genome includes a window with the following:
- the ACBD7 gene encoding acyl-CoA-binding domain-containing protein 7 encodes MALQADFDRAAEDVRKLKARPDDGELKELYGLYKQAIIGDINIECPGMLDLKGKAKWEAWNLKKGLSTEDAMSAYISKAKELIEKYGI; translated from the exons ATGGCCCTGCAG gcTGATTTTGACAGGGCTGCAGAAGATGTGAGGAAGCTGAAAGCAAGACCAGATGATGGAGAACTgaaagaactctatgggctttACAAACAAGCGATAATTGGAGACATTAATATTG AGTGTCCAGGAATGCTAGATTTAAAAGGCAAAGCCAAATGGGAAGCATGGAACCTCAAAAAAG GGTTGTCGACGGAAGATGCAATGAGTGCCTATATTTCTAAAGCAAAGGAGCTGATAGAAAAATATGGAATTTAG
- the RPP38-DT gene encoding LOW QUALITY PROTEIN: putative uncharacterized protein RPP38-DT (The sequence of the model RefSeq protein was modified relative to this genomic sequence to represent the inferred CDS: deleted 1 base in 1 codon), producing MESLQTPQHHENQDKREKGCGVKHMPMGNNARNLEPRKEAIGVALSSATAARNILSGVHCGCSKQWRLKLPSESLQRQGQVMKQPNNILKLRNLDLLIYPWPELRRRQVASDLMSLLLLPSFSGLTWAPFLFLFTYLPPFLTLFTVRFVSYFLV from the exons ATGGAATCCCTGCAGACTCCCCAGCACCACGAAAATCAAGATAAAAGGGAGAAGGGGTGTGGGGTAAAACACATGCCTATGGGCAATAATGCAAGGAATCTTGAGCCCCGAAAAGAGGCGATAGGAGTTGCCTTGAGTTCAGCAACAGCTGCGCGGAATATCCTGTCCGGTGTACACTGTGGCTGCTCCAAGCAATGGAGACTAAAGTTACCATCGGAGTCGCTGCAACGTCAGGGACAAGTGATGAAGCAGcctaataacattttaaaactcagGAATCTGGATCTGTTGATCTACCCTTGGCCAGAACTTAGAAGACGGCAGGTTGCTTCTGACCTAATGAGCCTGCTCCTTCTCCCCAGTTTTTCCGGCCTCACTTGGGcccccttccttttcctcttc acaTATCTGCCTCCTTTTCTCACTCTCTTCACTGTTCgttttgtttcctattttctGGTATAG